In a single window of the Vitis vinifera cultivar Pinot Noir 40024 chromosome 6, ASM3070453v1 genome:
- the LOC104879695 gene encoding protein SRC2 yields the protein MECRKFQITLISAQDLENVREKFRMKVYAKLSIGGDSRTERTSPVDTEGETNPAWNFTTGYTIGKKAVEYQGIMLVIKLYCSRTLGDRYIGEVSVSFKDLFDGAVATGGSATVSYPVKKGAADSKGVLKFSYSFGDIVIVKKPSVWARGMAVAGTILVKVIAEVAFGGGLDDLDIPFSGEDVPIDVDVPVDSSGSSQDPKN from the coding sequence ATGGAGTGCAGGAAGTTCCAGATCACCCTTATTTCAGCTCAAGATCTCGAGAACGTCCGAGAAAAATTTAGAATGAAAGTCTACGCCAAGCTTTCAATTGGGGGCGATTCCCGAACAGAGAGAACAAGTCCGGTGGACACAGAGGGGGAGACCAACCCTGCATGGAACTTCACCACTGGATACACAATAGGCAAGAAGGCAGTTGAATACCAAGGCATCATGCTTGTTATCAAGTTGTATTGCAGCCGCACACTAGGAGACCGGTACATTGGAGAGGTAAGCGTATCTTTCAAGGACCTGTTTGACGGGGCAGTGGCCACCGGAGGCAGCGCTACTGTGAGTTACCCAGTGAAAAAGGGTGCAGCAGATTCAAAGGGAGTGTTGAAATTTTCGTACTCGTTCGGGGATATAGTGATTGTTAAGAAACCTTCTGTCTGGGCACGAGGTATGGCTGTTGCTGGTACGATTCTGGTGAAAGTGATTGCAGAGGTGGCCTTTGGAGGAGGCCTTGATGATCTGGATATTCCCTTTTCTGGAGAAGATGTTCCGATTGATGTAGATGTCCCGGTTGATAGTTCGGGAAGTTCCCAGGATCCCAAGAATTAG
- the LOC100266702 gene encoding subtilisin-like protease SBT4.13 — MLSSSSKDSLVRSYKRSFNGFAAHLTDKQIEKVASMEGVVSIFPNRLLQLHTTRSWDFMGFSETVKRNPTVESDTIIGVIDSGIWPELQSFSDEGFSSIPKKWKGVCQGGKNFTCNKKVIGARAYNSIDKNDDSARDTVGHGTHTASTAAGNIVEDASFFGVASGNARGGVPSARIAVYKVCTADGCTIADILAGFDDAISDGVDIITVSLGSVAGAFFLDKDPIAIGSFHAMVKGILTLNSAGNNGPSPGSVLSIAPWMVSVAASTTDREIITKVVLGDGKIINGHSINSFVLNGTKFPLVDGKKAGLTNNSDCVTYPTLDCEIDCLVESKTTGNILLCRGPGLDVPLKFGAVGIIRPDLGRSIYPLPASDLEEQEFAMVEAYINSTKKPEADILRSDSIKNVSAPMLASFSGRGPSSLLAEIIKPDISAPGVDILAAFSPVAPITESLDDKRRAKYSIISGTSMSCPHAAGAAAYVKTFHPDWSPSAIRSALMTTAWPMNATANPAAEFGYGSGHINPVKAINPGLVYEAFKDDYIKMMCGLGFDAEKVRLISGDNTTTCTTGVTQGAVRDLNYPSMASTADQHKPFNIRFPRTVTNVGQANSTYQAKITADPLMKVQVNPNVLSFTSLNEKKTFVVTVSGEALDKQPNVSASLVWTDGTHSVRSPIFIYQLPST, encoded by the exons ATGCTTTCTAGTTCTTCAAAGGACTCCTTAGTAAGAAGCTATAAAAGGAGTTTCAATGGATTCGCAGCTCATCTCACGGACAAACAAATAGAAAAAGTGGCTA GCATGGAGGGAGTGGTGTCTATTTTCCCAAATAGACTTCTCCAACTTCACACAACCAGATCTTGGGACTTCATGGGATTTTCTGAAACCGTTAAACGGAATCCCACGGTTGAGAGTGATACTATTATAGGTGTTATTGACTCTGGAATCTGGCCTGAATTACAAAGCTTTAGTGATGAAGGTTTTAGTTCAATtccaaaaaaatggaaaggtgTTTGTCAAGGCGGCAAAAATTTCACTTGCAACAA GAAGGTAATTGGAGCTCGAGCATACAATTCAAttgataaaaatgatgattctGCAAGGGACACTGTCGGTCATGGAACCCACACAGCCTCCACAGCAGCTGGCAACATAGTAGAGGATGCGAGCTTTTTTGGGGTGGCATCAGGAAATGCAAGAGGAGGGGTTCCTTCTGCAAGAATAGCCGTGTACAAAGTTTGTACTGCAGATGGATGCACCATTGCAGATATCTTGGCTGGCTTCGATGATGCCATTTCTGATGGGGTTGACATCATTACTGTATCATTAGGATCCGTTGCTGGAGCCTTTTTTTTGGATAAGGACCCCATAGCAATTGGTTCTTTTCATGCTATGGTGAAAGGTATTTTAACATTGAATTCTGCAGGAAATAATGGTCCATCACCAGGTTCAGTCCTAAGCATCGCTCCATGGATGGTCAGTGTAGCTGCAAGCACCACAGACCGTGAAATTATTACCAAGGTTGTTCTTGGGgatggaaaaataataaat GGTCATTCAATCAATTCTTTTGTGTTGAATGGAACCAAGTTTCCCCTTGTAGATGGGAAAAAGGCTGGTTTAACTAATAATAGTGATTGTGTTACTTATCCTACTCT GGATTGTGAAATAGACTGTCTAGTGGAAAGCAAAACAACCGGAAATATTTTACTGTGTAGAGGCCCTGGGCTAGATGTGCCTCTAAAGTTTGGGGCCGTTGGCATAATCAGACCAGATTTAGGTCGTTCTATATACCCGTTGCCAGCATCAGATTTAGAGGAACAAGAATTTGCAATGGTCGAGGCCTACATCAACTCCACCAA AAAACCAGAAGCGGATATATTGAGAAGTGATTCCATCAAAAATGTTTCTGCTCCTATGCTAGCTTCATTTTCAGGACGAGGGCCAAGCAGTCTCCTAGCTGAGATTATAAAG CCAGATATAAGTGCTCCCGGAGTAGATATCTTGGCGGCATTTTCCCCAGTTGCTCCAATTACAGAGTCCCTGGATGACAAAAGGAGAGCTAAGTACAGTATAATATCGGGAACATCCATGTCTTGCCCCCATGCTGCTGGAGCTGCTGCTTATGTTAAGACTTTCCACCCAGACTGGTCTCCTTCCGCCATCCGATCTGCCCTTATGACTACTG CCTGGCCCATGAATGCTACTGCAAATCCAGCTGCTGAATTTGGTTACGGATCTGGGCATATTAATCCAGTGAAAGCCATAAATCCTGGTCTGGTTTATGAAGCCTTTAAAGATGACTACATAAAGATGATGTGCGGACTAGGCTTTGACGCAGAGAAGGTAAGGCTCATATCAGGAGACAACACTACCACTTGTACTACAGGTGTTACCCAAGGCGCTGTAAGGGATCTCAACTATCCTTCCATGGCATCTACAGCCGACCAACACAAGCCTTTTAACATTAGATTTCCAAGAACAGTTACCAATGTTGGCCAGGCAAATTCCACTTACCAAGCAAAGATCACTGCAGATCCTCTCATGAAAGTCCAAGTAAATCCTAACGTTCTCTCCTTCACATcattaaatgagaaaaaaactTTTGTGGTAACAGTTTCAGGAGAAGCATTGGATAAACAACCCAACGTATCTGCATCGCTGGTGTGGACCGATGGCACTCATAGTGTGAGGAGTCCCATTTTTATCTATCAACTTCCCTCAACCTGA